One window of the Desulforamulus hydrothermalis Lam5 = DSM 18033 genome contains the following:
- a CDS encoding PilZ domain-containing protein, with translation MLFWSLFSRGNKNIWLKVPGREAVETKITEVEGNLIWISLPRQEGQVIVLKQHDEVEIGFSFSEGYYCATTEVARIGNSHGKVYGLAIPERFERQQRRDYVRSKYSGTALFTSLTHNTSLATEIFDFSAGGIKVFVTPEFEKLLAKEKHFHVVFAIDSIAFSLKASLVWVKQKDEILYAGFKFNDLQPKDENILMALALKYSRKDTGKR, from the coding sequence ATGCTATTTTGGAGTTTATTCAGCCGCGGCAATAAAAACATCTGGCTTAAAGTTCCCGGTCGGGAAGCGGTAGAAACCAAAATTACCGAAGTGGAAGGTAACTTGATTTGGATTAGTCTGCCCCGTCAAGAAGGCCAGGTGATTGTGCTGAAACAACACGATGAGGTGGAAATAGGCTTTTCCTTCAGTGAAGGATACTACTGCGCCACCACAGAAGTGGCACGCATCGGCAACAGTCACGGCAAAGTCTACGGCCTGGCGATACCGGAACGGTTTGAGCGGCAGCAGCGGCGGGATTATGTGCGCAGCAAATATTCCGGCACCGCGCTTTTTACTTCTCTCACGCATAACACCAGTCTGGCAACTGAAATATTTGATTTTTCGGCAGGCGGCATCAAGGTCTTTGTTACACCGGAGTTTGAAAAATTACTGGCTAAAGAAAAACATTTTCACGTTGTCTTTGCCATTGATTCCATTGCTTTTTCTCTTAAGGCCAGCCTGGTGTGGGTAAAGCAAAAAGATGAAATATTATACGCCGGTTTTAAGTTTAACGATTTACAACCCAAGGATGAAAACATACTGATGGCCCTGGCCCTAAAATACTCCAGGAAAGACACCGGTAAACGCTAA
- a CDS encoding metallophosphoesterase family protein, with the protein MRILVVSDTHGRLGAVYHVLEQLGEIDLILHAGDHYRDCDELAYTLEIPARAVMGNCDFPGDGPQEELLEVAGHKIYMTHGHRHGVKRDAHAVWERARQLGARVAVYGHTHIADCRLVEDILVINPGSPAHPRGKDRPSVGLIEIRGDEIQAEIIYIDYFYP; encoded by the coding sequence TTGCGAATTTTAGTTGTATCAGATACCCACGGCAGGTTGGGGGCTGTCTACCATGTGCTGGAACAGCTGGGCGAAATAGATCTCATTTTGCATGCCGGTGACCACTACCGGGACTGTGACGAATTGGCCTATACCCTGGAAATTCCTGCCCGGGCGGTAATGGGAAATTGTGATTTTCCCGGCGACGGGCCCCAGGAGGAGCTGCTGGAGGTGGCCGGTCATAAAATATATATGACCCACGGCCACCGCCACGGGGTTAAGCGGGATGCTCACGCCGTCTGGGAACGAGCCAGGCAGTTGGGGGCCAGGGTGGCGGTTTACGGCCATACGCATATTGCCGACTGCCGGCTGGTGGAAGATATTCTGGTCATCAACCCGGGCAGCCCGGCACACCCCAGGGGCAAAGACCGGCCTTCAGTGGGGTTAATTGAAATCCGAGGCGATGAGATTCAGGCAGAAATAATCTATATTGATTATTTTTACCCGTAA
- the rph gene encoding ribonuclease PH, with protein sequence MQRVDGRKPEQLRPVVITPDYNKYAEGSVLIEVGDTRVICTATVEDKVPPFLKGLGKGWVTAEYAMLPRATGVRTVRESAKGKLGGRTMEIQRLIGRALRSVMDLEALGERTITLDCDVIQADGGTRTASITGAFVAMILALNKLVEQGMLEKIPVSDLIAATSVGIINGVPVIDLCYAEDAAAAVDMNVVMTGTGRFVEIQGTGEEATFSRDEMNRLLDLAAAGIHEINQVQRQVLGDKLAAAIGQV encoded by the coding sequence ATGCAGAGAGTTGATGGCAGAAAACCGGAGCAACTGCGCCCGGTGGTGATAACACCTGATTATAACAAGTACGCCGAAGGGTCTGTGCTGATTGAAGTAGGAGACACCCGGGTTATTTGTACCGCTACGGTGGAAGACAAAGTGCCTCCTTTTTTAAAAGGTTTGGGTAAAGGGTGGGTTACCGCCGAGTATGCCATGTTGCCGCGGGCTACCGGCGTCCGTACCGTTCGGGAGTCGGCCAAGGGCAAGCTGGGCGGCAGGACCATGGAAATTCAGCGGCTGATCGGACGTGCTCTCCGATCAGTGATGGATCTGGAAGCGCTGGGCGAGCGCACCATAACCCTGGACTGCGATGTTATCCAGGCGGACGGCGGCACCAGAACCGCTTCCATTACCGGTGCCTTTGTGGCCATGATTTTAGCCTTGAATAAACTGGTGGAACAAGGTATGCTAGAGAAAATACCGGTTAGCGACCTGATTGCCGCCACCAGCGTCGGCATTATCAACGGGGTGCCGGTTATTGACTTGTGCTATGCGGAAGATGCAGCGGCCGCCGTCGATATGAACGTGGTGATGACCGGCACCGGGCGTTTTGTGGAAATCCAGGGAACCGGCGAAGAAGCCACTTTTTCCCGGGATGAAATGAACCGCCTGCTGGATCTGGCTGCGGCGGGCATTCATGAGATAAATCAAGTGCAGCGGCAGGTACTGGGTGACAAATTAGCTGCCGCCATCGGGCAGGTGTAA
- a CDS encoding methylaspartate ammonia-lyase, whose translation MKITAAVVSPGLTGFYFDDQKAIKLGRRQDGFAYLGEPVTPGFAAVRQRGESISVMLLLEDGTVAYGDCAAVQYSGAGGRDPLFLAADFMPFLEQELLPGLIGREVTGFRQLAEEFDRRQDARGNRLHTAIRYGVTQALLDAAARVARCTMAEVVAREYNCRLVDKPVPIFCQTGDERYTNADKIIIKRADVLPHGLINNVQEKLGHQGEKLLDYVAWLRERAFRLGGEDYRPVLHIDVYGTIGQAFADKADRMADYLARLELAAAPLQLRIEGPVDRGSKPAQMEALAELCRLLESRGCGVQVVADEWCNTLEDIREFVDAGAGHMVQIKTPDLGGINNTIEAVLYARERGIGAYLGGTCNETDRSSQVCVHIGLATRPDQILAKPGMGVDEGLMITYNEMSRTLALLRAKGVFA comes from the coding sequence ATGAAAATTACGGCTGCAGTTGTATCGCCGGGATTAACCGGCTTTTATTTTGATGACCAGAAGGCCATTAAATTGGGGCGGCGGCAGGACGGCTTTGCCTATCTGGGTGAGCCGGTCACTCCTGGTTTTGCTGCGGTGCGCCAGCGGGGCGAATCCATATCTGTGATGCTTTTGCTGGAGGACGGTACGGTGGCCTACGGTGACTGTGCGGCGGTGCAGTATTCCGGCGCCGGCGGCCGGGATCCCCTGTTTCTGGCGGCAGACTTCATGCCTTTTTTAGAACAAGAGCTGCTGCCCGGCTTAATTGGCCGCGAAGTAACCGGGTTCCGGCAACTGGCGGAGGAATTTGACCGCCGGCAGGATGCCCGGGGCAACCGCCTGCACACAGCCATCCGCTACGGCGTAACCCAGGCTTTACTGGATGCCGCTGCCCGCGTGGCACGCTGCACCATGGCCGAGGTGGTGGCCCGGGAATATAACTGCCGGCTGGTTGATAAACCGGTGCCGATTTTTTGCCAGACCGGGGATGAGCGTTACACCAATGCGGATAAAATTATTATCAAACGGGCGGATGTGCTGCCCCATGGTTTGATTAACAACGTTCAAGAAAAATTGGGTCATCAGGGAGAAAAACTGTTGGATTATGTTGCCTGGCTCAGGGAGCGTGCTTTCCGGTTGGGCGGCGAAGACTACCGGCCCGTTTTACATATAGATGTTTACGGCACCATCGGACAGGCCTTTGCAGATAAGGCAGACCGCATGGCTGACTACCTGGCGAGGTTAGAGCTGGCCGCGGCCCCCCTGCAGCTGCGCATTGAAGGCCCTGTGGACCGGGGCAGCAAACCGGCGCAAATGGAAGCCCTGGCCGAACTGTGCCGACTGCTGGAAAGCCGGGGCTGCGGCGTGCAGGTTGTGGCTGATGAGTGGTGCAATACCCTGGAGGATATTCGGGAATTTGTGGATGCCGGAGCCGGCCATATGGTGCAAATCAAAACCCCTGACCTGGGCGGCATTAATAATACCATTGAAGCGGTTCTGTACGCCAGGGAGCGGGGCATCGGGGCTTATCTGGGCGGCACCTGCAACGAAACCGACCGCTCCTCACAGGTTTGTGTGCATATCGGCCTGGCTACCCGGCCGGATCAGATACTGGCTAAACCGGGCATGGGTGTGGACGAGGGATTAATGATTACCTATAATGAAATGAGCCGCACCCTGGCACTGCTGCGAGCCAAGGGGGTATTTGCCTAA
- a CDS encoding acyl-CoA dehydratase activase: MICGIDLGSRHVKVALLAADGSLQLHRYDTVSFYRQHGRSVAGQLQVDLAALGLGRPERLVATGYGRQTINLQGAAVIPEIKAHVLGAMYQTGLEDFTLLDLGGQDSKVVLVSRGKMIDFQTNDKCAASTGRYLENMAAVLDMTMEELARYDEHPVDLNSTCAIFGETELIGKVVEGHPVSSLAAGVNYTIFKRMKPMLTKLLSDTIVFTGGVAHNQALVKIIATEMKVPVVVPDHPQYNGAIGCCQYALNT, encoded by the coding sequence TTGATCTGCGGTATTGATTTAGGCAGCCGGCACGTCAAGGTTGCTTTGCTGGCGGCTGACGGCAGCCTGCAGCTGCACAGATATGATACGGTATCTTTCTACCGGCAGCATGGCCGCAGTGTGGCGGGACAGCTGCAGGTGGATTTGGCCGCCTTGGGTCTGGGGCGGCCGGAACGGCTGGTGGCCACCGGCTACGGCCGGCAGACCATTAACCTGCAAGGAGCGGCGGTTATTCCGGAAATTAAAGCCCATGTGCTGGGCGCCATGTACCAGACCGGACTTGAAGATTTTACCCTGTTAGACCTGGGCGGCCAGGACAGCAAGGTGGTGCTGGTGTCCCGGGGGAAAATGATTGATTTCCAAACCAATGACAAGTGTGCCGCCAGCACCGGGCGTTATTTAGAAAACATGGCTGCGGTGCTGGATATGACGATGGAGGAACTGGCACGCTATGATGAACACCCGGTGGATTTAAACTCCACCTGTGCTATTTTCGGTGAAACCGAGTTGATCGGCAAGGTGGTGGAGGGACATCCGGTTTCCTCCCTGGCGGCCGGCGTTAATTATACTATTTTCAAGCGAATGAAACCCATGCTGACCAAACTCCTGAGCGACACCATCGTTTTTACCGGTGGGGTTGCCCATAATCAAGCTCTGGTCAAAATTATTGCCACGGAGATGAAAGTGCCTGTGGTGGTGCCGGATCATCCCCAGTATAACGGCGCCATCGGGTGCTGCCAATATGCTTTAAACACTTAA
- a CDS encoding MBL fold metallo-hydrolase codes for MKLTVLGCWAPYPRVSGACSGYLLQENNRNLLLDAGNGVLSRLLQHIDIQELDAVLLSHLHPDHLMDIYALRHAIEAAIREGRMDKPIPLYLPNGPAEDFDRITGFTNAFVINVIDRLPEPREVHVAGCRVKFVPAKHNLPAYSMLLEGSKRFVYSGDTAYQEELIKLAAGADLFLCEASGLDSDMNYLQENHLTARQAGELARAAGAKRLVITHFYPEYVLSLLQRQAAEGFGRQVELAREGATLEV; via the coding sequence TTGAAACTAACCGTGCTCGGTTGCTGGGCCCCTTATCCCAGAGTCAGCGGTGCCTGTTCGGGTTATTTGCTGCAAGAAAATAACCGCAACCTGTTGCTGGATGCAGGCAACGGAGTATTGAGCCGCCTGCTGCAGCACATTGACATTCAAGAGCTGGATGCAGTTTTGCTGAGCCACTTGCATCCGGATCATTTGATGGATATATATGCACTGCGCCATGCCATTGAAGCTGCCATCCGGGAAGGACGCATGGACAAACCAATCCCTTTATACCTGCCCAACGGGCCGGCAGAGGATTTTGACCGCATTACAGGTTTCACCAATGCCTTTGTCATAAATGTTATTGACCGGCTGCCCGAACCCAGGGAGGTACATGTGGCCGGCTGCCGGGTTAAATTTGTGCCCGCCAAGCACAATTTGCCTGCTTACAGCATGTTGCTTGAGGGCAGCAAAAGGTTTGTCTATTCCGGCGATACCGCCTATCAGGAAGAACTGATTAAGCTGGCTGCCGGGGCCGATTTATTTTTATGCGAAGCCAGCGGGCTGGACAGTGACATGAATTACCTGCAGGAAAACCACCTGACGGCCCGGCAGGCCGGTGAACTGGCCCGGGCCGCCGGGGCAAAAAGGCTGGTCATTACCCATTTTTATCCGGAATATGTTTTGTCTTTGCTGCAGCGGCAGGCGGCGGAAGGTTTTGGCCGGCAGGTGGAACTGGCCCGGGAGGGAGCCACCTTAGAGGTGTAA
- a CDS encoding 2-hydroxyacyl-CoA dehydratase family protein: MQKIGMTTTIPVEVIYAAGMIPVDLNNIFITDENPQALVEEAELAGYPRNLCAWIKGLYATALRHREINTIVAVTQGDCSNTHALMETLELAGVRVIPFAFPFDRDYDLLKLQIEKLIEALGTTWTEVCRTKERLDRVRQKVHEIDRLTWQGDKVSGWDNHLFQVCCSDFEGDPEQFAGRADAYLAGLPHKQPVKSGLRLAYIGVPPIVDDLYDYLEERGARVVFNEVQRQFTMPFAVRDIVEQYRMYTYPYGIFYRLEDISRELERRQVDGVIHYAQSFCYRQIEDLIVRQKLKYPILTLEGDKPNKLDARTRMRLDAFLDMLR; the protein is encoded by the coding sequence ATGCAAAAAATCGGCATGACCACAACAATACCGGTAGAAGTAATTTACGCCGCCGGGATGATACCGGTGGATCTCAATAACATTTTTATTACTGACGAAAACCCCCAGGCGTTAGTGGAAGAGGCAGAACTGGCAGGCTACCCGCGCAACCTGTGTGCCTGGATTAAAGGGCTCTACGCCACTGCCCTGCGCCACCGGGAGATTAACACCATCGTGGCTGTTACCCAGGGAGACTGCAGCAATACCCATGCCTTAATGGAAACCTTGGAACTGGCCGGGGTCAGAGTAATCCCTTTTGCTTTTCCCTTTGACCGGGATTATGATTTACTCAAGCTGCAAATTGAAAAACTGATTGAAGCCTTGGGCACCACCTGGACAGAAGTTTGCCGGACCAAGGAAAGGTTGGACCGGGTGCGGCAGAAGGTGCATGAAATTGACCGTCTTACCTGGCAAGGGGATAAGGTCAGCGGCTGGGACAACCACCTTTTTCAGGTTTGCTGCAGCGATTTTGAAGGCGACCCGGAACAATTTGCCGGCCGGGCGGATGCTTACCTGGCCGGCTTACCACACAAACAACCCGTTAAAAGCGGCCTCAGGCTGGCCTATATCGGGGTGCCGCCCATTGTGGACGATCTATATGATTATTTGGAGGAACGGGGCGCCAGGGTGGTTTTTAATGAAGTACAGCGGCAGTTTACCATGCCCTTTGCGGTGCGGGATATTGTGGAGCAGTACAGAATGTATACTTATCCATACGGTATTTTTTACCGCCTGGAAGATATCAGCCGGGAGCTGGAGCGGCGGCAGGTGGACGGGGTGATTCATTATGCGCAGAGTTTTTGCTACCGGCAGATTGAAGACTTAATAGTACGGCAAAAATTAAAATACCCCATACTCACCTTAGAAGGGGATAAGCCCAATAAGTTAGATGCCCGTACCCGCATGCGGCTGGATGCCTTTTTAGACATGTTGAGGTGA
- a CDS encoding methylaspartate mutase subunit E encodes MQLANKKLDWDEFLHIRQEVLNTWPTGREVDLAEAVAYQSGIPVSRRFAEKLAQAKQEKLTLAQPRAGVALVHEHIELLRYLQDEGGADLLPTTIDSYTRQNRYQEAQSGIEESRSVGRSMLNGFPAVNHGVAACREVTEALTVPVQVRHGTPDARLLAEITLAGGFTAYEGGGISYNIPYAKDVPLERSIRDWQYVDRLVGYYEEQGISINREPFGPLTGTLVPPCVSHSVAIIEALLAAEQGVKSITLGYGQCGNLTQDVAAVRSLEELADEYLNRFGYHNVVITTVFHQWMGGFPQDESKAFGVISWGAATAALAKATKVIVKTPHEALGIPTKEANAAGIRATKQVLNMLKDQPLPEFEDLRQEKELIKEETRSILEKLLDFGDGDIALGTVRGFQAGIIDVPFAPSRYNAGRLLPARDHQGAVRLLDFGNLPFREDIKEIHREKIKQRGQTEGRDPSFQMVIDDIYAIGKGMLVGKPR; translated from the coding sequence TTGCAATTGGCCAATAAAAAACTGGATTGGGATGAATTTTTGCACATACGACAGGAAGTTTTAAATACCTGGCCCACCGGACGGGAAGTAGACCTGGCGGAAGCGGTGGCGTACCAGTCTGGGATTCCTGTGTCCCGCCGGTTTGCCGAAAAGCTTGCTCAGGCCAAACAGGAAAAACTTACGTTGGCCCAGCCCCGGGCCGGCGTTGCCCTGGTTCATGAACATATTGAATTGCTGCGCTATTTGCAGGATGAGGGAGGCGCCGACCTGCTGCCCACCACCATCGACAGCTATACCCGGCAGAACCGTTACCAGGAAGCCCAATCGGGCATTGAAGAAAGCCGTTCGGTGGGGCGTTCCATGCTGAACGGTTTCCCGGCGGTAAACCACGGCGTGGCCGCCTGCCGGGAAGTGACAGAGGCATTGACGGTACCGGTGCAGGTGCGTCATGGCACGCCGGATGCGCGGCTGTTGGCTGAAATTACGCTGGCAGGCGGTTTTACCGCCTATGAAGGCGGGGGCATTTCTTATAATATTCCTTATGCCAAGGATGTACCTTTGGAGCGGTCGATTCGGGATTGGCAGTATGTGGATCGTCTGGTAGGCTACTATGAGGAACAGGGCATTTCTATTAACCGGGAGCCCTTCGGCCCCCTGACCGGTACCCTGGTGCCGCCCTGTGTTTCCCACAGCGTAGCAATTATTGAAGCTTTGCTGGCAGCCGAACAGGGGGTTAAAAGCATCACCCTGGGTTACGGCCAGTGCGGCAACCTGACCCAGGATGTGGCGGCGGTACGTTCCCTGGAAGAACTGGCCGATGAATATTTAAACCGTTTTGGTTATCACAATGTAGTTATTACCACAGTTTTTCACCAGTGGATGGGCGGTTTTCCCCAGGATGAAAGCAAGGCTTTCGGAGTGATCAGTTGGGGAGCAGCCACTGCTGCCCTGGCCAAAGCCACCAAAGTAATTGTCAAGACACCCCATGAGGCCCTGGGTATTCCTACCAAAGAGGCCAATGCCGCCGGCATTCGCGCTACCAAACAGGTGCTGAACATGTTGAAGGATCAGCCGCTGCCCGAATTTGAGGATCTCCGGCAGGAAAAAGAGTTAATTAAGGAAGAAACCAGGTCTATCCTGGAGAAACTGCTGGATTTCGGTGACGGCGACATCGCCCTGGGCACTGTACGGGGATTTCAAGCGGGCATTATTGATGTGCCCTTTGCGCCCAGCCGCTATAACGCCGGTCGGCTGCTGCCGGCCCGGGATCATCAAGGGGCGGTGCGCTTATTGGATTTTGGCAACTTGCCCTTCCGTGAAGATATAAAAGAAATTCATCGGGAGAAAATAAAACAAAGGGGTCAAACGGAAGGCAGGGATCCCAGTTTTCAAATGGTAATTGATGATATTTATGCCATCGGCAAAGGTATGCTGGTAGGAAAACCCAGGTAA
- a CDS encoding XTP/dITP diphosphatase, producing the protein MKLVLATNNKGKVKELAEMLKHLQMQVISIGEYPGFPEVEEDGTTFMANAVKKAAAAAGFTGEICLADDSGLEVDALGGAPGVYSARFAGEPKDDAANNRKLLQLLADVPDEQRTGRFRCVIAVAEPGGAVHTAEGVCEGVILRELKGEGGFGYDPLFYLPAYQKTFAELNLEQKNAISHRGQALRKAVEILNRLYVNREG; encoded by the coding sequence TTGAAACTGGTTTTAGCAACCAATAATAAGGGAAAAGTTAAAGAGTTGGCTGAAATGTTAAAGCACCTTCAAATGCAAGTAATATCCATCGGCGAATATCCGGGTTTTCCGGAAGTGGAGGAAGACGGAACCACGTTTATGGCCAATGCTGTAAAAAAAGCAGCGGCTGCGGCCGGTTTTACCGGGGAGATATGCCTGGCCGATGATTCAGGGCTGGAGGTGGATGCTTTGGGGGGCGCACCGGGCGTTTACTCAGCCCGCTTTGCCGGCGAGCCCAAGGACGATGCGGCCAACAACCGAAAACTTTTGCAGCTGCTGGCGGATGTGCCGGATGAGCAGCGTACCGGGCGGTTTCGCTGTGTGATTGCTGTTGCCGAACCGGGCGGTGCGGTGCACACGGCAGAGGGTGTTTGCGAAGGCGTTATCTTGCGTGAATTAAAAGGCGAGGGTGGTTTTGGTTACGACCCCTTGTTTTACCTGCCGGCTTATCAAAAAACCTTTGCGGAATTGAATTTAGAGCAAAAAAATGCCATTAGTCACCGGGGCCAGGCACTGCGCAAGGCAGTGGAAATACTGAACCGCCTGTACGTCAACCGGGAGGGTTAA
- a CDS encoding DUF438 domain-containing protein, which yields MSEYLGSKEAKQEMLKQIIKGLHEGKNPEDVKAEFKKLIKDVDASEIANMEQALIREGMNPQEITKLCDVHAAVFREALEQNEKPELIPGHPMYTIKHENEEIKKVLAQLDSLLAQNNAAGFQERLHFFKDNLDKHYAKKENILFPYLERHNITGPPSVMWSVDDEIRDMVKGFYAKVAQLSTADLAEAAGPYEILKQKVLEMIFKEENILTPMMMQNLTEPEWAEIKQQDEEFGVVFSRPHGDFWQPRAAREPVTALPDTDQNALPLDTGFLSLKQINTILTNLPVDITFVDKDDTVRYFSQGQERIFIRTRSIIGRKVQNCHPPDSVHVVEKILSDFKSGKHSTAEFWLELGGKFIHIRYFALRDEKGQYLGTMEVSQDVTKIRSLQGERRLLQYED from the coding sequence GTGAGTGAGTACCTGGGCAGCAAAGAAGCCAAGCAGGAAATGCTGAAGCAGATTATCAAAGGACTGCACGAAGGAAAAAATCCCGAGGACGTTAAAGCTGAATTTAAAAAATTAATTAAAGACGTCGACGCCTCTGAGATTGCCAACATGGAGCAAGCTCTCATCCGCGAGGGCATGAATCCCCAAGAAATTACTAAACTTTGCGATGTCCATGCAGCAGTTTTTCGGGAAGCCCTGGAACAAAATGAAAAACCGGAGCTGATACCCGGCCATCCCATGTATACCATCAAACACGAAAACGAAGAAATTAAAAAAGTACTGGCGCAACTGGACAGCTTGCTGGCTCAAAATAATGCTGCAGGTTTTCAGGAACGACTGCATTTTTTTAAAGATAATCTGGATAAACACTATGCCAAAAAAGAAAACATCTTGTTTCCTTATTTAGAACGGCATAATATTACCGGCCCGCCGTCGGTTATGTGGTCAGTGGATGATGAAATCAGAGATATGGTTAAGGGATTTTACGCTAAAGTTGCACAATTAAGCACTGCGGATCTGGCGGAAGCCGCAGGCCCATATGAAATTTTAAAACAAAAGGTATTAGAAATGATTTTTAAAGAAGAAAATATTTTAACCCCCATGATGATGCAAAATCTGACGGAGCCAGAATGGGCTGAAATCAAACAGCAGGATGAGGAATTTGGGGTGGTGTTTTCCAGACCCCATGGGGATTTCTGGCAACCCCGGGCCGCCAGGGAACCTGTCACTGCTTTGCCGGATACCGATCAAAACGCTTTACCCCTGGATACAGGTTTTCTCAGCCTAAAACAAATTAACACAATACTTACCAACTTGCCTGTTGATATAACCTTTGTCGATAAAGATGATACTGTGCGTTATTTCTCCCAGGGGCAGGAGAGAATATTTATCCGCACCAGGTCAATTATCGGTCGCAAAGTACAAAATTGCCACCCGCCGGACAGTGTGCATGTAGTAGAAAAAATCCTGTCCGATTTTAAAAGCGGAAAGCACAGTACGGCCGAGTTTTGGCTTGAACTAGGCGGTAAATTTATTCACATTCGTTATTTTGCATTGAGAGATGAAAAGGGACAATACTTGGGTACTATGGAAGTAAGCCAGGATGTCACCAAAATCCGCTCGCTGCAAGGTGAACGGCGATTGCTGCAATATGAAGATTAG
- a CDS encoding PilZ domain-containing protein has protein sequence MIDPLEILAVKKEILLPVPPFLEYKAVITAIEDNLFWISLPKQAGQVLVLQEKQHLEIRVPMRYGLYSANTRVVKIGNHHHKFYGLSMPDRFQKLQARQFVRADHATNVLFSYGSETAQTSMLNFSEGGCMVYVTPSLEKMLQNSEADFKVSFQVKDECFSVLARLAWRKIADYTPYAGFQFTNLSAAQQQKLADLAAQVEQSQKGHT, from the coding sequence ATGATTGACCCCCTGGAAATATTAGCCGTAAAAAAAGAAATTTTGCTGCCCGTCCCGCCTTTCCTGGAATATAAAGCAGTTATTACCGCAATTGAGGATAATTTATTCTGGATTAGCCTGCCCAAACAGGCCGGTCAGGTGCTGGTTTTACAGGAAAAACAACACCTGGAAATCCGTGTGCCGATGCGTTATGGCTTGTACAGCGCCAATACCAGAGTGGTAAAAATCGGCAACCATCACCACAAGTTTTATGGCTTATCCATGCCGGATCGTTTTCAAAAACTGCAGGCCAGACAGTTTGTACGGGCTGATCATGCCACCAACGTTTTGTTCTCGTACGGCAGTGAAACCGCTCAAACATCCATGCTTAATTTTTCCGAAGGGGGCTGTATGGTCTATGTAACACCCTCCTTGGAAAAAATGCTGCAAAACAGTGAAGCGGACTTTAAGGTTAGTTTTCAAGTCAAGGATGAATGTTTTTCTGTTTTAGCCCGCCTGGCCTGGCGGAAAATTGCCGATTACACTCCCTATGCAGGCTTTCAGTTCACAAACCTGTCGGCCGCCCAGCAGCAAAAACTGGCCGATTTGGCTGCCCAAGTGGAGCAGTCCCAAAAGGGTCACACCTAA